The proteins below are encoded in one region of Methylobacillus flagellatus KT:
- a CDS encoding TraR/DksA C4-type zinc finger protein — translation MRPEDWAQEMELREREAGIAEKQLQALRSGPGYSHCKDCGEEIEKERRAIKGVKRCIFCQERYERDFNRCHR, via the coding sequence ATGAGGCCGGAAGACTGGGCGCAGGAAATGGAGCTGCGTGAGCGAGAAGCCGGGATTGCGGAAAAGCAGCTGCAAGCGTTGCGCAGTGGCCCTGGGTATTCGCACTGCAAGGATTGCGGCGAGGAAATTGAAAAAGAACGGCGGGCGATCAAGGGCGTGAAGCGCTGCATCTTTTGCCAGGAACGATATGAAAGGGATTTTAACCGATGCCATCGCTAG
- a CDS encoding lysis protein, with protein sequence MDNRLFAMVGLVLTALLLAGLHLYGQHQFSLGEAAEKARWVARDNAALRAANAEIAELNTQARVQERQHAEAVATISRQFQEQLHHVKSQKDSVIADLRAGAVRLRIPVTPASTSAACSGIPAEAFASAAGRDGGARAELSAEAAEFLVGLASEADEVVEQLTSCQALLRADRQVQQ encoded by the coding sequence ATGGATAACCGGCTGTTTGCCATGGTCGGCCTGGTACTGACGGCCTTGTTGCTGGCCGGTCTGCACCTCTATGGCCAGCATCAATTCAGCCTGGGCGAGGCAGCCGAGAAGGCCCGCTGGGTTGCCCGCGACAATGCCGCGCTGCGGGCAGCCAACGCGGAAATCGCCGAGCTCAATACCCAGGCCCGCGTGCAGGAGCGCCAGCACGCTGAGGCTGTCGCCACTATCTCTCGCCAGTTCCAGGAGCAACTCCACCATGTCAAATCCCAGAAGGACAGCGTTATTGCTGATCTGCGTGCTGGCGCTGTGCGCCTGCGCATCCCGGTCACCCCTGCCAGTACCAGCGCAGCCTGTAGTGGTATCCCCGCCGAGGCTTTCGCCAGCGCCGCCGGACGTGATGGTGGCGCGCGAGCCGAACTTTCTGCAGAGGCTGCTGAATTTCTTGTCGGACTCGCCTCAGAAGCCGACGAAGTCGTCGAGCAATTGACCAGCTGCCAGGCATTGTTGCGGGCGGATCGGCAGGTGCAGCAATGA
- a CDS encoding N-acetylmuramoyl-L-alanine amidase: MTTSRLITDIIIHCAATKNGDSLFRPHPNGGASIPPVALIDDWHRKRGFKRSAEARKRHNPQLSSIGYHYVIYTNGASASGRAEWEIGAHVAGQNGRSIGICLIGTDKFTRLQWATLAELVKLLQRLYPRARVLGHRDYSPDQNGNGIIEPWEWTKICPGFTVADWLRGDMKPLDGHIFEESAN; this comes from the coding sequence ATGACTACAAGCCGCCTAATCACCGACATCATCATCCACTGCGCTGCCACCAAAAACGGTGACAGCCTGTTTCGTCCGCACCCGAATGGCGGTGCAAGCATTCCCCCCGTCGCCTTGATTGACGACTGGCATCGCAAGCGCGGGTTCAAGCGCTCTGCAGAAGCTCGCAAACGCCATAACCCGCAGCTCTCCAGCATAGGCTACCACTATGTGATTTATACCAACGGCGCATCTGCATCCGGACGGGCTGAGTGGGAGATTGGTGCGCATGTGGCTGGGCAAAATGGCCGCAGTATCGGCATCTGCCTGATTGGGACGGACAAGTTCACCCGCTTGCAATGGGCCACGTTGGCAGAGCTGGTGAAGCTGTTGCAGCGGCTATATCCACGTGCGCGCGTGCTTGGCCACCGCGATTACAGCCCGGACCAGAACGGCAACGGGATTATCGAGCCCTGGGAATGGACCAAGATTTGCCCAGGCTTCACGGTGGCTGATTGGCTACGAGGCGACATGAAGCCATTGGACGGCCATATCTTTGAGGAGTCCGCCAATTGA
- a CDS encoding helix-turn-helix domain-containing protein has product MIHERLKTEREALGLSQQALADQLGVSLRSQQNYEAGKRVPDGEYLAAIASLGADVLYILTGQRNSAAPAESALSKGDRVLLENFHAAPEQVQAGVKTTLGAFAPVAGKHKKAG; this is encoded by the coding sequence TTGATTCATGAGCGTCTTAAAACAGAGCGGGAAGCTTTAGGGCTGAGCCAGCAAGCATTGGCAGATCAGTTAGGTGTGTCGCTTCGCTCTCAGCAGAACTACGAGGCTGGCAAACGTGTGCCAGATGGCGAATATTTAGCTGCAATTGCCTCTTTAGGTGCAGACGTGCTTTACATACTTACAGGTCAACGCAATTCAGCAGCACCTGCTGAATCAGCTCTTTCAAAGGGAGATCGCGTTTTGCTGGAAAACTTCCACGCTGCACCCGAGCAAGTTCAGGCGGGAGTCAAGACAACGCTTGGCGCGTTTGCGCCTGTGGCAGGCAAACATAAAAAGGCGGGATAG
- a CDS encoding DNA-binding protein, with protein MTVQRFKSWLRSQGKTIRQWSEENGFPPSAVYRVLNGVDKANFGRAHEIAVKAGIKQPEKIAA; from the coding sequence ATGACCGTCCAACGCTTCAAATCCTGGCTGCGCAGCCAGGGTAAAACTATCCGTCAATGGTCGGAAGAAAATGGTTTTCCGCCATCTGCTGTTTACCGCGTCCTCAACGGCGTAGACAAAGCCAATTTTGGCCGCGCACACGAAATTGCCGTCAAGGCAGGCATAAAACAGCCGGAGAAAATAGCAGCATGA
- a CDS encoding helix-turn-helix domain-containing protein: MAEKKYNSSSQERGYRVLLLLAGHEFDGLAPGQLAEALKTNPSNITRDLRVLQEVGLAEPLPTDQRRWRLGPKLIQVATQFQQSLTEIKRRADEVQQRYTRTPS, encoded by the coding sequence ATGGCGGAGAAAAAATACAACAGCAGCAGTCAAGAGCGCGGCTATCGGGTGTTGCTCCTGCTTGCAGGCCATGAGTTTGATGGCCTGGCGCCCGGCCAACTAGCCGAGGCACTGAAAACCAACCCCAGCAATATCACCCGCGATCTGCGCGTGCTGCAAGAAGTAGGCCTGGCAGAACCATTGCCAACCGACCAGCGCCGCTGGCGACTAGGGCCAAAGCTGATTCAGGTAGCCACCCAGTTCCAGCAAAGCCTGACAGAAATCAAACGACGCGCTGATGAAGTACAGCAGCGCTACACCCGCACCCCTAGCTAA
- a CDS encoding ExeA family protein, which translates to MLKKVFTEYLIKQPEWCASVTLVGGFPMSRSAGNQLLNWDRWPKATPANSIIQQTEQFLLSRGVPRHAIANIWQQDNEGSRIPDLTTVREARRILAKQQRAQAAAAAEEKALLIDPIGEPEMLSPNAKKQFSIFRSPFDDEAIAGPEDVFTSDDIRYIRESMYANAKHGGLLAVVGESGGGKSVLRKDLIDRIQREGDQVRIIYPQIIDKTRLSATSISEAILRDLQPDSRMPSSLESRTRMITKQLQASAATGFRHVIIIEEAHDLTITCMKHLKRFHEIEDGFRKLLSIILIGQPELLDKLNVANYPEAREFINRCEVAKLVPLDRNLEGYLAFKFQRVGANVENVLDASAFDAIRKRLTRVSGSTVISNMNPLQVNNLVIKAMNLAAEIGEAKVSADVIFQI; encoded by the coding sequence ATGCTGAAAAAAGTTTTTACCGAGTACCTCATCAAGCAGCCCGAATGGTGCGCGTCAGTCACCCTCGTGGGAGGTTTCCCCATGTCGAGATCTGCGGGCAACCAGCTGCTGAACTGGGATCGCTGGCCCAAGGCTACCCCTGCCAACAGCATTATCCAGCAGACCGAGCAGTTCCTGCTATCACGCGGCGTCCCAAGGCATGCAATCGCCAACATCTGGCAGCAGGACAACGAAGGCAGTCGCATTCCCGACTTAACAACCGTCCGTGAAGCGCGGCGCATCCTAGCCAAACAGCAGAGAGCGCAAGCAGCGGCTGCAGCCGAAGAGAAAGCCCTATTGATTGACCCCATCGGAGAACCCGAAATGCTATCCCCCAATGCCAAGAAACAGTTTTCCATTTTCAGATCACCATTTGACGATGAAGCCATTGCGGGGCCCGAAGATGTGTTCACCAGCGACGATATCCGCTACATCCGGGAATCCATGTATGCCAATGCCAAGCATGGCGGCTTGCTGGCGGTTGTGGGCGAATCTGGCGGCGGCAAGAGCGTGCTGCGTAAAGACCTGATTGACCGCATCCAGCGTGAAGGTGATCAGGTACGAATCATCTATCCGCAGATCATCGACAAGACGCGTCTGAGCGCAACCAGCATCAGTGAAGCGATCCTGCGAGACCTGCAACCTGATAGCCGCATGCCGAGTTCGCTGGAATCACGCACCCGGATGATCACCAAGCAGCTGCAAGCGAGTGCGGCGACAGGTTTCCGTCACGTGATCATTATTGAGGAAGCCCACGATCTCACCATCACGTGCATGAAGCATCTAAAAAGATTCCATGAAATTGAAGATGGTTTCCGCAAGCTGCTCTCCATCATCTTGATCGGCCAGCCCGAGCTGCTGGACAAATTGAACGTGGCCAACTACCCAGAAGCCCGCGAGTTCATCAATCGTTGCGAGGTGGCCAAACTGGTCCCCCTGGACCGCAACCTGGAAGGCTACCTGGCGTTCAAGTTCCAGCGCGTAGGTGCGAACGTCGAAAACGTCCTGGATGCCTCGGCGTTCGATGCCATTCGCAAACGTCTGACGCGGGTCAGTGGCTCTACCGTGATATCCAACATGAACCCGCTACAGGTCAACAACCTGGTCATCAAGGCAATGAACCTGGCCGCCGAGATCGGCGAGGCCAAGGTCAGCGCTGACGTGATCTTCCAGATTTAA
- a CDS encoding DUF3164 family protein, whose translation MTHPNIPEGYRQNARGDLVLESKIKPIDLARDQLVQEKFEKAQALSSALRAFKDDTFADIQAFVEMSGEIYGAKLGGQKGNVSLVSFDGRYKIQRAIAESLTFDERLQAAKSLIDECIHNWSQGANDNIRVLVNDAFQVDKEGNINTGRVLGLRRLNIVDEKWNKAMDAISDAVQVTGSKSYLRFYERVGDTDQWKPLALDMASV comes from the coding sequence ATGACACATCCCAACATACCCGAAGGCTATCGCCAGAACGCACGCGGTGACCTGGTTTTAGAGAGCAAGATCAAGCCGATCGACCTCGCGCGAGACCAGCTAGTGCAGGAAAAGTTTGAAAAGGCCCAGGCATTGAGTAGTGCACTACGCGCATTCAAGGACGACACCTTTGCTGATATCCAGGCATTCGTTGAAATGAGCGGCGAGATATATGGCGCAAAGCTAGGCGGACAGAAGGGTAACGTCAGTCTGGTGAGCTTCGACGGCCGCTACAAGATTCAACGCGCCATTGCCGAAAGCCTGACGTTTGATGAGCGCCTACAGGCGGCCAAGAGCCTGATTGATGAGTGCATCCACAATTGGTCGCAAGGAGCCAATGACAACATCCGCGTACTAGTGAATGACGCTTTCCAGGTGGACAAAGAAGGCAATATCAACACCGGCCGGGTGCTGGGTCTGCGCCGCCTGAACATCGTGGATGAAAAGTGGAATAAGGCAATGGACGCGATCAGCGACGCCGTCCAGGTTACCGGCAGCAAGAGCTACCTGCGCTTCTATGAGCGGGTTGGCGATACGGACCAATGGAAGCCGCTGGCTCTGGATATGGCCAGCGTATGA
- a CDS encoding Gp49 family protein produces MSTDLNAPRITREEVLANIRSEFYFTAADGVLGESQLGTAAATHTGLDQVTFCVLVLNNKTKVVGINYGAIDPLQHDPVKGREAAKENAIEQIWPLMGYQLRTAVQAFREAQ; encoded by the coding sequence ATGAGCACTGATTTAAATGCCCCGCGAATTACACGCGAGGAAGTTTTAGCCAATATCCGCAGCGAGTTTTATTTCACTGCTGCTGATGGCGTGCTAGGTGAATCACAACTTGGTACTGCTGCGGCAACCCACACTGGCCTAGATCAGGTCACGTTTTGCGTACTTGTGTTGAATAACAAAACGAAGGTTGTCGGCATCAACTATGGAGCGATTGACCCGTTGCAGCATGACCCAGTGAAAGGGCGTGAAGCGGCTAAAGAGAACGCCATCGAGCAGATATGGCCTCTCATGGGCTATCAGCTTCGCACTGCAGTTCAAGCATTCCGCGAAGCCCAATAA
- a CDS encoding HU family DNA-binding protein yields the protein MKKSELVALIKPANTSAAVTESILDALGSVVQEQLARGGEVTLPGIGKLSVTERAARAGRNPRTGEIIPIEAKKTPKFSAAKALKDAVNG from the coding sequence ATGAAGAAATCCGAATTAGTAGCACTGATCAAGCCTGCAAACACCTCTGCGGCAGTGACCGAAAGCATCCTTGACGCCTTGGGCAGCGTTGTCCAGGAGCAGCTTGCCAGAGGCGGCGAAGTCACCCTGCCAGGCATCGGCAAGCTGAGCGTGACAGAGCGTGCCGCACGCGCTGGCCGCAACCCACGAACAGGCGAAATCATCCCCATCGAAGCCAAGAAGACGCCAAAGTTCAGCGCAGCCAAGGCGCTGAAAGACGCGGTCAACGGCTAG
- a CDS encoding gp16 family protein — protein sequence MKPNYNRNNALAKIHIAKKELGLDDDTYELILSNLCKGKTSAADLDWLELQKVLKHFESKGWISKPAKKARTTTTMKRDSDEVALIRALWLNLHKLGAVKNPSEQAIAAFTKRQYGVGHHKWLDKNQATHMAEALKSWISRVTK from the coding sequence ATGAAACCCAACTATAACCGCAACAACGCCCTCGCCAAAATCCACATTGCCAAGAAAGAGCTTGGCCTGGATGACGACACCTATGAACTTATACTCAGTAATCTCTGCAAGGGCAAGACATCAGCAGCAGACTTGGATTGGCTGGAGCTTCAGAAGGTGTTGAAGCACTTTGAATCCAAGGGATGGATAAGCAAGCCCGCTAAGAAAGCCCGTACAACCACAACTATGAAGCGTGATAGCGATGAAGTCGCTCTTATCCGCGCCTTGTGGCTCAACCTTCACAAGCTGGGTGCAGTCAAGAATCCATCCGAGCAAGCCATTGCTGCATTCACCAAGCGTCAATACGGCGTCGGCCATCATAAGTGGTTGGACAAAAATCAAGCCACTCATATGGCGGAAGCGTTAAAGAGTTGGATCAGTAGGGTGACCAAGTAA
- a CDS encoding Mor transcription activator family protein gives MRKDKHSVAGEFLDDFIRFNKELLLAVGHNTDQAEEMSRQIAQKMCDEWGGQIIYFPKYKRAGLSERDLQIWKDFNGNNHRELARKYKMAVQNIYRILEFVKREEIARRQGALDL, from the coding sequence ATGCGCAAGGACAAGCACAGCGTCGCTGGCGAGTTCCTGGATGACTTCATCAGGTTCAATAAGGAGCTGCTGCTGGCGGTTGGCCACAACACCGACCAAGCCGAAGAGATGTCGCGCCAGATCGCTCAGAAGATGTGCGACGAATGGGGCGGCCAAATTATCTACTTCCCTAAATACAAGCGTGCTGGCTTGTCTGAGCGTGACCTGCAAATCTGGAAAGACTTCAATGGCAACAACCACCGCGAACTAGCCCGTAAGTACAAAATGGCAGTTCAGAATATTTATCGTATACTGGAATTTGTTAAGCGTGAGGAAATAGCCAGAAGGCAAGGCGCTTTAGATTTATAG
- a CDS encoding DUF2789 domain-containing protein, with translation MSQTFHPFSELFAQLGLPNDEVGIRRFLAEHSPLPHDVALPDAPFWTPAQATFLREGWLQDADWAEVIDQLNIALRPVDS, from the coding sequence ATGAGCCAGACCTTCCATCCTTTTTCCGAATTGTTTGCTCAGCTTGGTCTTCCCAACGATGAAGTAGGCATCCGCCGGTTTCTCGCCGAACACTCTCCCCTGCCCCATGATGTTGCATTACCTGATGCCCCGTTCTGGACGCCAGCGCAAGCAACCTTCCTGCGCGAAGGCTGGTTGCAGGATGCCGACTGGGCCGAAGTAATCGACCAACTCAACATTGCTCTGCGTCCGGTTGACAGCTAA
- a CDS encoding PEP-CTERM sorting domain-containing protein: MIKYLVGSAALAVSMLAPIAQANDTALPFVDVADSVEFNGWNQLVGSVVTGAQLAAGYGANVAGSGDAVLTRIAGTAYPAGGGLYEWSSPFSTFTLTDATVADNLTSVVFQSHSAPGGTGKGLYDVSLSYTVDGVDYLAALVDGNAQASAYKYFSWDLSDVTGIDAIKVTFSTEAHANSFAFQLDQVVAAVPEPSEYALLLAGLAFVGFAARRKQQA; the protein is encoded by the coding sequence ATGATCAAGTATTTGGTAGGTTCTGCCGCATTGGCAGTGAGCATGCTGGCGCCTATCGCGCAGGCGAATGACACTGCTTTGCCATTTGTGGATGTGGCGGATTCCGTCGAATTTAATGGTTGGAATCAGCTGGTTGGCTCCGTAGTGACGGGAGCTCAACTTGCAGCCGGTTATGGTGCCAACGTCGCGGGTTCGGGCGATGCCGTACTGACTCGTATCGCAGGCACGGCTTATCCTGCAGGGGGCGGTTTGTATGAATGGAGCAGTCCGTTCTCCACTTTCACCCTGACTGACGCCACAGTCGCAGACAACCTGACTTCCGTCGTATTCCAGAGCCATAGTGCACCTGGTGGCACAGGCAAGGGTCTGTATGATGTTTCCCTGAGCTATACCGTTGACGGTGTGGATTACCTGGCTGCTCTGGTTGATGGTAATGCACAAGCGAGTGCTTACAAGTATTTCTCCTGGGACTTGAGCGATGTGACCGGTATCGATGCCATCAAGGTGACATTCTCTACTGAAGCACATGCCAACTCCTTCGCATTCCAGCTTGACCAAGTGGTCGCGGCAGTTCCAGAGCCTTCAGAATATGCGCTGTTGCTGGCTGGTCTGGCTTTCGTTGGTTTCGCCGCACGTCGTAAGCAGCAAGCCTAA
- a CDS encoding tetratricopeptide repeat protein translates to MSSRSAPFITPEHLNNISAEELKRRLAGDPFEAVQWIKALAERGEAEAQVLLGQAYLDGYGLEPDPRQARIWFRKAAEAGHLLGMNMLGRAYDQGWGGPVDHACAAYWFRTAANQGLDWGMYNYGHLLLHGLGVEKNEREAFDWYNKAAELGHAKSLGVVGRFFEEGWLGERDQEKAFDYYRRSAEAGDFRGQYNYALMLSERGQMEGALQWMREALGNAHMAFTRTMAANLLKHPHPVLYQVGMEALHKCALRGNAHDAYAYAKFLLAQGAGNIANLSLGRWWLRCAARQGHTQAQQEVDFHISLS, encoded by the coding sequence ATGTCGTCCCGTAGTGCCCCATTCATCACCCCCGAACACCTGAACAATATCAGTGCGGAAGAGCTGAAGCGCCGGCTGGCGGGCGACCCCTTTGAGGCCGTGCAATGGATAAAGGCATTGGCTGAGCGAGGAGAGGCCGAGGCCCAGGTATTGCTTGGCCAAGCCTATCTGGACGGGTATGGCCTGGAGCCAGACCCCAGGCAGGCCAGGATCTGGTTTCGCAAGGCGGCGGAAGCGGGTCACTTGCTCGGAATGAACATGCTCGGGCGTGCCTACGACCAGGGCTGGGGCGGCCCGGTGGATCATGCTTGCGCTGCATACTGGTTCCGCACAGCAGCCAACCAAGGGCTGGATTGGGGCATGTATAACTATGGCCACCTGCTGCTACATGGACTCGGTGTGGAAAAGAATGAGCGCGAAGCGTTCGACTGGTATAACAAGGCTGCCGAATTAGGGCATGCCAAGTCGCTGGGGGTCGTTGGCAGGTTCTTCGAGGAAGGCTGGCTGGGGGAGCGGGATCAGGAAAAGGCCTTCGATTACTACCGTCGCTCGGCCGAGGCGGGCGATTTTCGCGGGCAGTATAACTATGCTTTGATGCTGTCGGAACGCGGACAAATGGAAGGCGCGCTTCAATGGATGCGAGAAGCCCTTGGGAATGCCCACATGGCATTTACCCGTACCATGGCTGCCAACTTGCTCAAGCACCCTCACCCCGTTTTATATCAAGTAGGCATGGAAGCCCTGCACAAATGTGCTCTGCGCGGCAATGCGCACGATGCTTACGCATATGCCAAATTCCTGCTAGCTCAGGGAGCGGGTAATATCGCCAACCTCTCATTGGGGCGCTGGTGGCTGCGCTGTGCGGCCCGGCAGGGCCATACGCAGGCGCAACAGGAGGTTGACTTCCATATCAGCTTGAGCTGA
- a CDS encoding sulfite reductase subunit alpha — MKIPYIPEDSPFNQDQKAWLAGFMAGLQTRLLDTGSTSSGRGKPPIYILYGSQTGNAEGLAATAASHAKQHGLEPIVKALDEVELEDFATMRRVLIVTSTYGEGEMPDNAQLFWEALSSEHAERLEDMSFGVLAIGDTGYDGFCEAGKKLDTRLEQLGAKRLLARVDCDVDYEEPATAWIEAAMPLFAAVEGGPDEVAASPAAAADTSPPAASAYNRKNPYISTLAVNRRLSGQGSGKEIRHYEFDLGDSGIHYEAGDALNVVPENNPELVSLILQRLNAKPDAAVAKHDRPLVDLLTRGFEISTPSRELIAAVEQRAGNEELTRLVQSGDKAALEHWLWGKDILDLLQLNPSMSLSVDEFLSLLKPLQHRAYSISSSSLASPDRIHLTVASVRYVSGGRQRGGVCSTFLADRVKEGGQAGIFLSTNKSFRVPADKNAPVIMVGPGTGIAPFRAFLQERRESAAPGRNWLFFGDQTRAHDFIYEDELTEMMKHGVLNRLDLAFSRDQAEKIYVQTRMRENGKELYAWLQEGGYFYVCGDASRMAKDVDQALHDVVAEHGGLDAEGAAAYVNQLKREKRYLRDVY, encoded by the coding sequence ATGAAGATTCCTTACATTCCCGAAGATTCACCGTTCAATCAAGACCAGAAAGCCTGGCTCGCCGGCTTTATGGCAGGCCTGCAGACCCGGCTGCTCGATACCGGCAGTACCAGCAGTGGGCGTGGCAAACCGCCAATCTATATTCTTTATGGTTCGCAAACCGGCAATGCAGAGGGGCTGGCTGCGACGGCTGCCAGCCATGCCAAGCAGCATGGCCTGGAGCCTATTGTGAAGGCGCTGGATGAAGTCGAGCTGGAGGACTTCGCCACCATGCGCCGGGTATTGATCGTCACCTCCACCTATGGCGAAGGCGAAATGCCTGACAACGCCCAGCTATTCTGGGAGGCACTGTCGTCCGAACATGCCGAGCGGCTTGAAGACATGAGTTTCGGCGTGCTGGCAATCGGTGACACGGGTTACGACGGCTTCTGCGAAGCCGGCAAGAAACTCGATACCAGGCTGGAGCAGCTGGGTGCCAAGCGCCTGCTGGCACGCGTGGATTGCGACGTGGATTATGAAGAGCCCGCCACCGCCTGGATCGAGGCTGCCATGCCCCTGTTTGCAGCAGTGGAAGGCGGACCGGACGAAGTGGCTGCATCGCCTGCTGCCGCAGCAGATACTTCCCCGCCTGCGGCATCCGCTTATAACCGCAAAAATCCATATATCTCTACATTGGCAGTGAACCGCCGCCTATCCGGTCAGGGTTCGGGCAAGGAAATCCGCCATTACGAATTCGATCTGGGCGATAGCGGTATTCACTACGAGGCCGGTGATGCCCTCAATGTGGTGCCGGAGAATAATCCTGAACTCGTGAGCTTGATTCTGCAACGCCTGAATGCGAAGCCAGATGCCGCGGTGGCCAAGCATGACCGACCCCTGGTAGATTTGCTCACACGCGGCTTTGAGATATCTACGCCATCGCGCGAATTGATCGCGGCTGTCGAACAGCGCGCTGGCAATGAAGAGCTGACCCGCCTGGTGCAAAGCGGCGACAAGGCGGCCTTGGAACATTGGCTTTGGGGCAAGGACATCCTCGACCTGTTGCAACTGAATCCGTCGATGAGCCTGAGCGTGGATGAATTCTTGAGCCTGCTCAAGCCACTGCAGCACCGTGCCTACTCGATTTCCTCCAGCTCGCTGGCGAGTCCCGACCGTATTCATCTCACCGTTGCGAGCGTGCGTTATGTCTCTGGTGGTCGGCAGCGTGGTGGCGTGTGCTCCACCTTCCTGGCAGACCGGGTGAAGGAAGGCGGACAGGCTGGCATTTTCCTTAGCACCAACAAATCCTTCCGCGTGCCGGCGGACAAGAACGCTCCCGTGATCATGGTGGGGCCAGGGACAGGCATTGCGCCGTTCCGTGCCTTCCTGCAGGAGCGCCGGGAATCAGCAGCGCCTGGTCGCAACTGGCTGTTCTTTGGCGACCAGACGCGCGCGCATGATTTCATCTATGAGGATGAGCTTACCGAGATGATGAAGCACGGCGTGCTCAACCGTCTCGACCTGGCCTTTTCACGTGATCAAGCCGAGAAAATCTATGTGCAGACCCGAATGAGGGAGAATGGCAAGGAACTCTACGCCTGGCTGCAGGAAGGCGGCTACTTCTACGTGTGTGGTGATGCTAGCCGCATGGCCAAGGATGTGGACCAGGCGCTGCATGATGTGGTCGCCGAACATGGCGGCCTGGATGCAGAGGGGGCGGCAGCCTATGTCAACCAGCTCAAGCGCGAGAAACGTTACCTACGCGACGTTTACTAG